The Papaver somniferum cultivar HN1 chromosome 3, ASM357369v1, whole genome shotgun sequence genome includes a region encoding these proteins:
- the LOC113356845 gene encoding uncharacterized protein LOC113356845 isoform X2: MAEFTGRNSKDLAQNDEILRPEIKMSEPSVTEWTDEKHRLYLSSMEASFVKQLYNLGSRSTDLLGGREINKLDLNSSKRSNAISSSGQHFRSGDKQREVSSASLKDGCAPSSHATYLREQKMVSCGVTTIHFSAGHKRLYHQDSIESNTEVSDQNFDDEDYKKAPISIKCKAKRKKTAVTSNSAKDQVVPSGKSLITNDPDEKCSFVETQAADILSLGKS; this comes from the exons ATGGCGGAATTTACTGGGAGGAATTCCAAGGATTTGGCTCAGAATGACGAGATCTTGAGGCCG GAGATTAAGATGTCAGAACCTTCGGTAACAGAATGGACTGATGAGAAGCACAGATTGTATCTCAGTTCCATGGAAGCTTCTTTTGTCAAACAGTTATATAATCTTGGTTCCCGTTCCACTGATTTGCTTGGCGGGAGAGAAATAAATAAACTGGATTTGAACTCTTCAAAAAGATCAAATGCGATTAGTTCCTCCGGCCAG CATTTCAGGTCTGGGGATAAGCAACGGGAAGTTTCATCAGCCAGCTTGAAAGACGGTTGTGCACCTTCTAGTCATGCAACCTACTTGAGAGAGCAGAAGATGGTGTCATGTGGAGTGACAACAATTCACTTCTCTGCTGGACACAAACGCCTCTATCATCAAGATTCAATTGAGAGCAATACAG AGGTGTCGGACCAAAACTTTGATGATGAAGACTACAAAAAGGCTCCTATAAGCATCAAGTGCAAAGCCAAAAGGAAAAAAACTGCGGTTACCAGTAATTCAGCCAAAGATCAG GTTGTTCCATCCGGTAAATCTCTTATAACAAATGATCCTGATGAGAAATGCAGTTTTGTGGAGACCCAAGCAGCAGACATCCTTTCGCTTGGAAAGTCATGA
- the LOC113356845 gene encoding uncharacterized protein LOC113356845 isoform X1, translated as MAEFTGRNSKDLAQNDEILRPEIKMSEPSVTEWTDEKHRLYLSSMEASFVKQLYNLGSRSTDLLGGREINKLDLNSSKRSNAISSSGQFKVLRVGSWQKINFERAQPQLEIADETHAFPNNQWIQHFRSGDKQREVSSASLKDGCAPSSHATYLREQKMVSCGVTTIHFSAGHKRLYHQDSIESNTEVSDQNFDDEDYKKAPISIKCKAKRKKTAVTSNSAKDQVVPSGKSLITNDPDEKCSFVETQAADILSLGKS; from the exons ATGGCGGAATTTACTGGGAGGAATTCCAAGGATTTGGCTCAGAATGACGAGATCTTGAGGCCG GAGATTAAGATGTCAGAACCTTCGGTAACAGAATGGACTGATGAGAAGCACAGATTGTATCTCAGTTCCATGGAAGCTTCTTTTGTCAAACAGTTATATAATCTTGGTTCCCGTTCCACTGATTTGCTTGGCGGGAGAGAAATAAATAAACTGGATTTGAACTCTTCAAAAAGATCAAATGCGATTAGTTCCTCCGGCCAG TTCAAGGTTCTTCGAGTTGGAAGCTGGcaaaaaattaattttgaaaGAGCCCAACCTCAGTTGGAAATTGCAGATGAAACTCATGCTTTTCCAAATAATCAATGGATCCAGCATTTCAGGTCTGGGGATAAGCAACGGGAAGTTTCATCAGCCAGCTTGAAAGACGGTTGTGCACCTTCTAGTCATGCAACCTACTTGAGAGAGCAGAAGATGGTGTCATGTGGAGTGACAACAATTCACTTCTCTGCTGGACACAAACGCCTCTATCATCAAGATTCAATTGAGAGCAATACAG AGGTGTCGGACCAAAACTTTGATGATGAAGACTACAAAAAGGCTCCTATAAGCATCAAGTGCAAAGCCAAAAGGAAAAAAACTGCGGTTACCAGTAATTCAGCCAAAGATCAG GTTGTTCCATCCGGTAAATCTCTTATAACAAATGATCCTGATGAGAAATGCAGTTTTGTGGAGACCCAAGCAGCAGACATCCTTTCGCTTGGAAAGTCATGA
- the LOC113356844 gene encoding serine/threonine-protein kinase 38-like: MESGDGGGGKLGTLKMKEDRNGGGEYGDSPSMNGADLDVSVSSPFTRQKAAAAKQIIENHYKNYLQGLHDRLERRRTLQRKAAEAQISNEEEQEMLRNLERKETELMRLQRHKVGIDDFELLTLIGKGAFGEVRLCRAKTTGQVFAMKKLKKSEMLSRGQVEHVRSERNLLAEVDSRCIVKLFYSFQDSEFLYLIMEYLPGGDFMTLLMREDILCENVAQFYMGESILAISSIHQHNYVHRDIKPDNLLLDKNGHVKLSDFGLCKPLDYNYSTILLENEDFSIQDTNMTEAEGNSRPDGEPWSMPKDQLLKWKRNRRVLAYSTVGTLDYMAPEVLLKKGYGMECDWWSLGAIMYEMLIGYPPFCSEDPRITCRKIINWRTCLKFPEEPKISPKARDLICHLLCDVETRLGTRGGVEEIKAHPWFEGCHWDKLYEMEAAYQPVVDGELDTQNFEKFDDVEDPTAELPRVGPWRKMLTSKDANFIGYTYKKSDGLKALGSSGTIRSKGASKTPSLSSLFGQVDLKEGVIPGGEQKHLSS; encoded by the exons ATGGaaagtggtgatggtggtggagggaAACTTGGAACTTTGAAGATGAAAGAAGATCGTAACGGAGGAGGAGAATATGGTGATTCTCCTTCGATGAATGGTGCTGATTTAGATGTTTCTGTTTCTTCTCCGTTTACTAGACAAAAAGCTGCTGCTGCTAAACAGATTATTGAGAATCACTATAAGAACTACTTACAAGGACTTCATGATCGATTAGAAAG ACGGCGAACACTACAAAGAAAAGCAGCAGAAGCTCAAATTTCAAATGAGGAAGAACAAGAAATGTTAAGAAATTTGGAGCGGAAGGAGACGGAATTAATGCGATTGCAAAGGCATAAAGTTGGAATTGATGATTTTGAACTCTTAACATTAATTGGTAAAGGTGCATTTGGTGAG GTTAGACTTTGCCGAGCTAAAACAACTGGACAGGTTTTTGCaatgaagaagttgaagaaatcGGAAATGCTTAGTCGTGGACAG GTTGAGCACGTTAGATCTGAGAGGAATTTGCTAGCAGAAGTTGATAGTCGATGTATTGTGAAGCTTTTCTACTCATTTCAAGATTCTGAATTCTTATACCTTATCATGGAGTACTTACCTGGTGGTGATTTCATGACTCTTCTGATGAGAGAAGATATTCTTTGTGAAAATGTTGCGCAATTCTACATGGGAGAGAGCATTTTAGCTATTAGCTCTATACACCAACATAACTATGTTCACAG GGACATAAAACCAGATAACCTACTGTTGGATAAAAATGGTCATGTGAAACTCTCTGATTTTGGTTTGTGTAAGCCTCTTGATTACAATTATTCAACAATTTTGTTGGAAAATGAAGATTTCTCCATTCAAGATACAAATATGACCGAAGCAGAAGGAAATTCTAGGCCCGATGGAGAGCCTTGGTCAATGCCTAAAGATCAGTTGCTTAAATGGAAACGCAACCGTCGTGTATTG GCTTATTCAACCGTGGGGACACTTGATTATATGGCACCAGAAGTTCTACTGAAAAAAGGTTACGGAATGGAGTGTGATTG GTGGTCTTTGGGGGCAATTATGTATGAGATGCTTATAGGATATCCTCCATTTTGTTCCGAAGACCCAAGAATTActtgtcgcaag ATAATTAACTGGAGAACATGCTTGAAATTCCCCGAGGAACCAAAAATATCACCTAAGGCTAGGGATCTGATCTGTCACTTGCTTTGTGATGTTGAAACTAGACTGGGAACCAGAGGAGGAGTGGAAGAAATAAAG GCACATCCATGGTTTGAAGGTTGTCACTGGGACAAGTTATATGAGATGGAAGCAGCTTACCAGCCTGTTGTTGATGGGGAATTAGACACACAGAATTTTGAGAAGTTCGATGAT GTAGAAGATCCTACAGCGGAGTTGCCAAGAGTGGGACCTTGGCGTAAG ATGCTGACATCAAAAGATGCCAATTTCATAGGATATACGTACAAGAAATCAGATGGTCTAAAAGCTCTTGGATCGTCAG GTACAATAAGGTCGAAGGGTGCGTCGAAGACTCCATCTCTTAGTTCCTTGTTTG GCCAAGTCGATTTGAAAGAAGGTGTAATCCCCGGAGGCGAGCAAAAGCATTTATCCTCCTGA